One part of the Fusobacterium pseudoperiodonticum genome encodes these proteins:
- a CDS encoding sodium ion-translocating decarboxylase subunit beta gives MNFFNVLAELLEASGFAALTWQNIAMILVSFVLFYLAIVKKFEPLLLLPISFGMFLVNLPLAGLMDEGGIIYLMSYGVKSNLFPCLVFMGVGAMTDFSPLIANPISLLLGAAAQLGIYVAFIFATQIGFTPAEAAAIGIIGGADGPTSIYIANNLAPHLLAPIAVAAYSYMALIPLIQPPIMKLLTTKKERAVKMGQLRKVSKTEKIVFPIAVVLFCSLLLPSVAPLLGLLMMGNLFKESGVVQRLSDTAQNAMINIITIMLGLSVGAKADGSTFLDVSTLKIIAMGLAAFCFSTAGGVILGKILYYVTGGKINPLIGSAGVSAVPMAARVSQTVGAKENPTNFLLMHAMGPNVAGVIGSAVAAGFFMMIFKGTM, from the coding sequence ATGAATTTTTTTAATGTATTAGCAGAACTATTAGAGGCGTCAGGTTTTGCAGCACTTACTTGGCAGAATATTGCAATGATTTTAGTGTCATTCGTTCTATTCTACCTAGCTATTGTTAAGAAATTTGAACCTTTATTATTACTGCCTATATCTTTTGGTATGTTCTTAGTAAACTTACCATTAGCAGGTTTGATGGATGAAGGTGGAATTATATATCTAATGTCTTATGGAGTAAAAAGTAACCTATTCCCTTGTTTAGTATTTATGGGAGTTGGGGCAATGACAGACTTCTCTCCATTAATAGCAAACCCTATCAGTTTATTATTAGGAGCAGCAGCTCAATTAGGTATATATGTGGCATTTATATTTGCAACTCAAATAGGATTTACTCCAGCTGAAGCTGCAGCAATTGGAATAATTGGTGGAGCGGACGGACCAACATCTATATATATTGCAAATAACTTGGCACCACATTTACTAGCTCCAATAGCAGTTGCAGCTTATTCATATATGGCATTGATACCATTAATTCAACCACCTATTATGAAATTACTTACAACTAAAAAAGAAAGAGCAGTAAAAATGGGACAATTAAGAAAAGTTTCTAAAACTGAAAAAATAGTTTTCCCAATAGCAGTTGTTTTATTCTGTTCATTATTATTACCATCAGTTGCTCCATTACTTGGATTATTAATGATGGGTAACTTATTTAAAGAATCAGGAGTTGTTCAAAGATTATCTGATACAGCACAAAATGCTATGATTAACATAATAACAATTATGTTAGGACTAAGTGTTGGAGCTAAAGCAGATGGATCAACTTTCCTAGATGTAAGTACTTTAAAAATAATAGCAATGGGACTTGCAGCTTTCTGTTTCTCAACAGCAGGTGGAGTTATTTTAGGAAAAATTCTTTATTATGTTACTGGTGGAAAAATAAATCCACTTATAGGATCAGCAGGAGTTTCTGCAGTTCCTATGGCAGCACGTGTGTCTCAAACAGTTGGTGCTAAAGAAAACCCAACTAACTTCTTGTTAATGCACGCAATGGGACCTAATGTTGCAGGAGTTATAGGATCAGCAGTTGCAGCTGGTTTCTTTATGATGATATTTAAAGGAACTATGTAA
- the metF gene encoding methylenetetrahydrofolate reductase [NAD(P)H], giving the protein MKIADIYKGKSLTTSFEVFPPNDKVGLEQVYNCLDVLSLEKPDYISVTYGAGGNTKGRTVEIADRIKNQNGVESVAHLTCIGAKKEEIDRVLEDLEKHNIENILALRGDYPVDRELEVGDFSYARDLINYIHEKKGDKFSIGAAYYVEGHRETNDLLDLFHLKEKVNAGVDFLISQIFLDNEFFYSFRDKLEKLQINVPLVAGIMPVTNAKQIKKITSLCSCTIPKKFLKILEKYEDNPSALKEAGLAYAIEQVVDLVASDINGIHLYTMNRPETAKKIIDATGIIRK; this is encoded by the coding sequence ATGAAGATAGCAGATATTTATAAAGGAAAAAGTTTAACTACATCATTTGAGGTATTCCCACCTAATGATAAGGTTGGTTTGGAGCAAGTATATAATTGTTTAGATGTATTATCTTTAGAAAAACCTGATTATATAAGTGTTACTTATGGAGCAGGAGGAAATACTAAAGGAAGAACTGTTGAAATAGCAGATAGAATAAAAAATCAAAATGGAGTAGAATCTGTTGCTCACTTAACTTGTATTGGAGCTAAAAAAGAAGAAATAGATAGAGTTTTAGAAGATTTAGAAAAACATAATATTGAAAACATTCTTGCTTTAAGAGGAGACTATCCTGTTGATAGAGAATTAGAAGTAGGAGATTTCAGTTATGCTAGAGATTTAATAAACTATATCCATGAAAAGAAAGGTGATAAATTTTCAATAGGTGCTGCATACTATGTTGAAGGACATAGAGAAACTAATGACCTATTAGATTTATTCCATTTAAAAGAAAAAGTTAATGCAGGAGTAGATTTTTTAATTTCACAAATTTTCTTAGATAATGAATTTTTTTATTCATTTAGAGATAAATTAGAAAAATTACAAATTAATGTTCCACTAGTTGCAGGAATTATGCCAGTAACTAATGCTAAACAAATAAAGAAAATAACTTCTTTATGTTCTTGTACTATACCTAAAAAATTCTTAAAGATTTTAGAAAAATACGAAGATAACCCTTCAGCATTAAAAGAAGCTGGGCTTGCTTATGCAATAGAACAAGTGGTTGATTTAGTTGCTTCTGATATCAATGGTATACATTTATACACAATGAATAGACCAGAAACTGCTAAAAAAATAATAGATGCAACAGGAATTATAAGAAAATAA
- a CDS encoding MATE family efflux transporter: MDSIGNVGKKNLISLIIPIFFELLLVTIVGNIDTIMLGYYSDEAVGAIGGITQLLNIQNVIFSFINMATAILTAQFLGAKDYKRVKQVISVSLVLNVLLGLILGGIYLFFWESLLQKINLPGELIGIGKYYFQMVGGLCILQGIILSCGAILKSHGRPTETLIINVGVNILNIIGNAFFIFGWLGMPVLGPTGVGISTVISRGIGCVAAFYMMCKYCNFTFKKKYIKPFPFKIVKNILSIGLPTAGENLAWNVGQLMIVAMVNTMGTTIIASRTYLMLISSFTMTLSIALGQGTAIQVGHLVGAGEIKEVYHKCLKSLKIALIFAFVTTSLVFLFRKPIMSIFTTNPDILKASLKIFPLMILLEMGRVFNIVIINSLHAAGDIKFPMFMGITCVFIVAVLFSYLFGISLGWGLAGIWLANAMDEWIRGLAMYFRWKSKKWQNKSFV; the protein is encoded by the coding sequence ATGGATAGTATTGGTAATGTTGGTAAAAAGAATTTAATCTCTTTAATAATTCCAATATTCTTTGAATTGTTATTGGTAACAATTGTAGGTAATATAGATACAATAATGCTTGGTTATTACAGTGACGAAGCAGTAGGTGCGATAGGTGGAATAACACAACTACTTAATATTCAGAATGTAATATTTAGTTTTATTAATATGGCAACAGCAATTTTAACAGCACAATTTTTAGGAGCAAAGGATTATAAAAGAGTTAAACAAGTTATAAGTGTTTCGTTAGTTCTTAATGTCTTATTAGGATTAATTTTAGGTGGAATTTATTTATTTTTTTGGGAAAGTTTACTTCAAAAAATAAATCTTCCAGGTGAGCTAATTGGAATAGGAAAATATTATTTTCAAATGGTGGGAGGACTTTGTATACTTCAAGGTATAATTTTATCTTGTGGAGCTATACTTAAGAGCCATGGAAGACCAACAGAGACTCTTATTATTAATGTAGGGGTAAATATTTTAAATATTATAGGTAATGCTTTCTTTATTTTTGGTTGGTTAGGAATGCCTGTTTTAGGGCCAACAGGTGTTGGAATTTCAACAGTTATATCAAGAGGAATAGGTTGTGTAGCAGCATTTTATATGATGTGTAAATATTGTAATTTTACTTTTAAAAAGAAATACATAAAACCCTTCCCATTTAAAATAGTGAAAAATATTTTATCAATAGGTTTACCTACTGCAGGTGAAAACTTAGCTTGGAATGTAGGACAACTTATGATAGTTGCTATGGTAAATACTATGGGAACAACTATTATTGCTTCACGTACATATTTGATGCTTATAAGTAGTTTTACTATGACTTTATCAATAGCATTGGGTCAAGGAACAGCAATACAAGTTGGACACTTAGTTGGAGCAGGTGAAATAAAAGAAGTTTATCATAAATGTTTAAAAAGTTTGAAAATTGCTTTGATTTTTGCCTTTGTTACAACTTCTTTAGTTTTTCTTTTCAGAAAGCCAATTATGAGTATTTTTACGACTAATCCAGATATTTTAAAAGCCTCACTTAAAATATTCCCTTTAATGATTCTATTAGAAATGGGAAGAGTATTTAATATTGTTATAATAAATTCACTTCATGCAGCAGGAGATATAAAATTTCCTATGTTTATGGGAATAACTTGCGTATTTATAGTGGCAGTTTTATTCTCATATCTATTTGGTATTTCTCTTGGATGGGGACTAGCTGGAATATGGCTAGCAAATGCAATGGATGAATGGATTAGAGGACTTGCAATGTACTTTAGATGGAAAAGTAAAAAATGGCAAAATAAAAGTTTTGTATAG
- a CDS encoding GNAT family N-acetyltransferase has translation MYRIKLISVSNNELKNEALNIYLKNDYYFSKISDASQNISNIEEDIETIPDGVRKNQKNYRLISFNNEILGVVDYLTDYPEKDTILIGLLIIKNNKQKQGLGTKIFRYLENSFKNKNFLKIRIGVLVDNQIGLSFWKKQNFKEIERKFLKFEKSEKEVIVMEKEI, from the coding sequence ATGTATAGAATTAAGTTAATATCTGTAAGCAATAATGAATTGAAAAATGAAGCATTAAATATTTATCTAAAAAATGACTATTATTTTAGTAAAATATCAGATGCTTCTCAAAATATTTCTAATATTGAGGAAGATATAGAGACTATTCCTGATGGAGTTCGAAAAAATCAAAAGAATTATAGGTTAATTTCTTTTAATAATGAAATATTAGGAGTAGTTGATTATCTAACTGATTATCCAGAAAAAGATACTATTCTTATAGGACTTCTTATAATAAAAAATAATAAACAAAAACAAGGTTTAGGAACTAAAATTTTTAGATACTTGGAGAATTCTTTTAAAAATAAAAATTTTTTAAAAATAAGAATAGGAGTATTGGTTGATAATCAAATTGGACTTTCTTTTTGGAAAAAACAAAATTTTAAAGAAATTGAAAGAAAATTTTTAAAATTTGAAAAGTCTGAAAAAGAAGTTATAGTTATGGAAAAAGAAATATAA
- a CDS encoding biotin/lipoyl-containing protein, with product MKYVVTVNGKKFEVEVEKVGGAGKSLSRQPAERREAVKSEPVVETKAAVAPAPVEAAPAATTTGGTTITSPMPGTILDVKVNVGDKVKFGQTLAILEAMKMENDIPATGDGEVAEIRVKKGDAVETDAVLIVLK from the coding sequence ATGAAATACGTAGTAACAGTAAATGGTAAAAAATTTGAGGTTGAAGTTGAAAAAGTTGGAGGAGCAGGAAAATCATTATCTCGTCAACCTGCAGAAAGAAGAGAAGCAGTAAAATCAGAACCAGTTGTAGAAACTAAAGCAGCTGTAGCTCCAGCTCCAGTTGAAGCAGCTCCAGCAGCAACTACTACTGGTGGAACTACAATAACAAGTCCAATGCCTGGAACAATTTTAGATGTTAAAGTAAATGTAGGAGATAAAGTTAAATTTGGACAAACTCTTGCAATACTAGAAGCAATGAAAATGGAAAATGATATTCCAGCAACAGGAGATGGAGAAGTTGCTGAAATAAGAGTTAAAAAAGGAGACGCAGTAGAAACTGATGCAGTTTTAATAGTTTTAAAATAA
- a CDS encoding OadG family protein codes for MWTSNTMTLSESIITFLIGFSIVFAALIALALFIIVSSKVINALVKEEEVVAPKPVANVSNNNANTASAKAVAEKDNQEAENLAVIISAISEELREPVENFTIVSVTEI; via the coding sequence ATGTGGACATCTAATACTATGACTTTGTCAGAAAGTATTATAACTTTCTTGATAGGATTCTCAATAGTTTTTGCTGCTTTGATAGCATTAGCACTATTCATTATCGTATCATCTAAAGTTATAAATGCTCTAGTCAAAGAGGAAGAAGTAGTAGCACCAAAGCCTGTTGCTAATGTTTCAAATAACAATGCAAACACAGCTAGTGCTAAAGCGGTTGCTGAAAAAGACAACCAAGAAGCTGAAAATTTAGCGGTTATAATCTCAGCTATTAGTGAAGAACTGAGAGAACCTGTTGAGAATTTCACTATCGTTAGTGTAACAGAAATTTAA
- a CDS encoding homocysteine S-methyltransferase family protein, protein MFEFEKDLRERILVLDGAMGTVLQKYELTPEDFNGAKGCYEVLNETRPDIIFEVHKKYIEAGADIIETNSFNCNAISLKDYHLEDKVYDLAKKSAEIARDAVKQSGKKVYVFGSVGPTNKSLSFPVGDVPFKRAVSFDEMKEVIKVQVAGLIDGGVDGILLETIFDGLTAKAALLATEEVFEEKNVKLPISISATVNRQGKLLTGQSMESLIVALDRDSVTSFGFNCSFGAKDLVPLILKIKELTTKFVSLHANAGLPNQNGDYVETAQKMRDDLLPLIENQAINILGGCCGTNYDHIRAIAELVKDQKPRVLPEENLLETCLSGNEIYNFNDKFTCVGERNNISGSKLFRTMIEEHNYLKALEVARQQIDAGAKVLDINVDDGILDSVEEMKNFLRVLQNDSFIAKVPIMIDSSDFAVIEEGLKNTSGKAIVNSISLKEGTEEFLRKAKIIRKFGASIIVMAFDEKGQGVSAERKIEICQRAYDLLKSIGVRNSDIVFDPNILSVGTGQEADRYHAREFIKTIDYIHENLKGCGVVGGLSNLSFAFRGNNVLRAAFHHIFLEEAVPRGFNFAILNPKEKAPQWTDDEREKIKSFIFGESTDMEALLSLNLIKRKEEAQIFAETPEDKIRKALIQGGSESLQEVIGDLLKKYKALEILENILMSAMQEIGRLFEQGELYLPQLIRSASVMNNCVDILTPYLDKVDKTSSKGKILMATVDGDVHDIGKNIVGTVLECNGYEVIDLGVMVPRDKIVEKAKEINADVVTLSGLISPSLKEMERVADLFQKVGMQVPVLIAGAATSKLHTGLKVLPNYDYSLHVTDAMDTITVVSQLLSTKRKDFLETKQNQLRKIAKRYIDNNNETEEKKVFPEVKKTVSYIPKVLGKQFLSLPVEIFKDTLKWDIALYALRVKNTPEEEKTLNDLKKIYEKLIEEKVEFRAAYGYFRCKKTETFLEMEGMTFEVSPNLAQYIEKEDYVGGFVISVGSKIFKDDKYLGLLETLLCNAIAETASEYMETRVSEDIVPTFLRPAVGYPILPDHSLKKVVFDLIDGERTGAKLSPAFAMTPLSTVCGFYLCNDNAKY, encoded by the coding sequence ATGTTTGAGTTTGAAAAAGATCTAAGAGAAAGAATATTAGTTTTAGATGGGGCAATGGGTACAGTTTTACAAAAATATGAATTAACTCCTGAAGATTTTAATGGAGCAAAAGGTTGTTATGAAGTATTAAATGAAACTAGACCTGATATAATTTTTGAAGTACATAAAAAATATATAGAGGCTGGAGCAGATATAATTGAAACTAATAGCTTTAACTGTAATGCTATTTCACTAAAAGATTATCATTTAGAAGATAAAGTTTATGACTTAGCAAAAAAATCTGCAGAAATTGCAAGAGATGCAGTTAAACAAAGTGGAAAGAAAGTTTATGTATTTGGTTCTGTTGGACCTACAAATAAAAGTTTATCTTTTCCAGTAGGAGATGTACCTTTTAAAAGAGCTGTAAGTTTTGATGAAATGAAAGAGGTTATAAAGGTTCAAGTTGCAGGACTTATAGATGGTGGAGTAGATGGAATTCTATTAGAAACTATCTTTGATGGATTAACTGCAAAAGCAGCCTTACTTGCAACAGAAGAAGTTTTTGAAGAAAAAAATGTAAAATTACCAATTTCAATTTCAGCTACTGTAAATAGACAAGGAAAGTTATTAACAGGACAAAGTATGGAATCTTTAATTGTTGCTTTAGATAGAGATTCTGTAACTTCATTTGGATTTAACTGTTCATTTGGAGCTAAAGATTTAGTACCTCTTATTTTAAAAATAAAAGAATTAACAACAAAATTTGTATCATTACATGCTAATGCAGGTCTACCTAATCAAAATGGAGATTATGTTGAAACTGCACAAAAAATGAGAGATGATCTTCTACCTCTTATAGAAAATCAAGCTATAAATATTCTAGGTGGTTGTTGTGGAACAAACTATGACCATATAAGAGCAATAGCGGAATTAGTAAAAGATCAAAAACCAAGGGTTTTACCTGAAGAAAATTTATTAGAAACTTGTCTATCTGGAAATGAAATATACAACTTTAATGACAAGTTTACTTGTGTTGGTGAAAGAAATAATATATCAGGTTCAAAATTATTTAGAACAATGATAGAAGAACATAACTATTTAAAAGCTCTTGAAGTTGCAAGACAACAAATAGATGCAGGAGCAAAAGTTTTAGATATAAACGTTGATGATGGAATTTTAGATTCTGTTGAGGAAATGAAAAACTTTTTAAGAGTTCTACAAAATGACAGTTTTATAGCAAAAGTCCCTATAATGATAGATTCATCTGATTTTGCTGTTATTGAAGAAGGACTTAAAAATACTTCTGGTAAAGCAATTGTAAACTCTATCAGTTTAAAAGAAGGTACTGAAGAATTTTTAAGAAAGGCTAAAATCATTAGAAAGTTTGGTGCTTCAATAATAGTAATGGCTTTTGATGAAAAAGGGCAAGGTGTTAGTGCTGAAAGAAAGATTGAAATATGTCAAAGAGCTTATGATTTACTAAAGAGTATAGGAGTTAGAAATTCTGATATAGTATTTGACCCTAATATTCTAAGTGTTGGAACAGGGCAAGAAGCTGACCGTTACCATGCAAGAGAGTTTATTAAAACTATCGATTATATCCATGAAAATTTAAAAGGTTGTGGAGTTGTTGGTGGATTAAGTAATCTATCATTTGCTTTTAGAGGAAATAATGTATTAAGAGCAGCATTCCACCATATTTTCTTAGAAGAAGCTGTACCAAGAGGATTTAATTTTGCTATCTTAAATCCAAAAGAAAAAGCACCTCAATGGACAGATGATGAAAGAGAAAAGATTAAATCTTTCATATTTGGTGAAAGTACTGATATGGAAGCTCTACTTTCTTTAAATTTAATTAAAAGAAAAGAAGAAGCTCAAATTTTTGCTGAAACACCTGAAGATAAAATTAGAAAAGCTTTAATTCAAGGTGGAAGTGAATCTTTACAAGAAGTTATAGGAGATTTATTAAAGAAATATAAAGCTCTTGAAATTTTAGAAAATATATTGATGTCTGCAATGCAAGAAATAGGAAGACTATTTGAACAAGGAGAACTTTATCTACCACAACTTATTCGTTCAGCTTCTGTTATGAATAACTGTGTTGATATTTTAACTCCATACTTAGATAAAGTTGATAAAACTTCATCAAAAGGTAAAATTCTAATGGCTACTGTTGATGGAGATGTGCATGACATAGGTAAAAATATAGTTGGAACTGTTTTAGAATGTAATGGATATGAAGTTATAGACTTAGGAGTTATGGTTCCAAGAGATAAAATTGTTGAAAAAGCAAAAGAAATAAATGCAGATGTTGTAACTTTAAGTGGACTTATAAGTCCTTCTCTAAAAGAAATGGAAAGAGTTGCAGATTTATTCCAAAAAGTTGGAATGCAAGTTCCAGTATTAATTGCAGGAGCTGCAACTTCTAAACTACATACAGGATTAAAAGTTTTACCTAATTACGATTACTCTTTACATGTTACAGATGCTATGGATACTATAACAGTAGTTTCTCAACTTTTATCAACAAAGAGAAAAGATTTTCTTGAAACAAAACAAAATCAACTTCGTAAGATAGCTAAGAGATATATAGATAACAATAATGAAACTGAAGAGAAAAAAGTTTTCCCTGAAGTTAAAAAGACTGTTAGCTATATTCCTAAAGTTTTAGGAAAACAATTCCTATCTCTACCTGTTGAAATATTTAAAGATACTTTAAAATGGGATATTGCTCTATATGCTTTAAGAGTTAAAAATACTCCTGAAGAAGAAAAGACTTTAAATGATTTAAAGAAAATATATGAAAAATTGATAGAAGAAAAAGTTGAATTTAGAGCAGCTTATGGATATTTTAGATGTAAGAAGACTGAAACTTTCTTAGAAATGGAAGGAATGACTTTTGAAGTTTCTCCTAATCTTGCTCAATATATAGAAAAAGAAGATTATGTTGGAGGTTTTGTTATTTCAGTTGGAAGTAAAATCTTTAAAGATGATAAATATCTAGGTTTACTTGAAACTTTACTTTGCAATGCTATAGCAGAAACTGCTTCTGAGTATATGGAAACAAGAGTATCTGAGGATATAGTTCCTACATTCTTAAGACCAGCTGTTGGTTATCCAATTTTACCAGACCACTCATTGAAAAAAGTTGTCTTTGATTTAATTGATGGTGAAAGAACAGGAGCAAAACTGAGTCCTGCCTTTGCAATGACACCATTAAGTACAGTTTGTGGTTTCTATTTATGCAATGATAATGCTAAATATTAA
- a CDS encoding formylglycine-generating enzyme family protein, which yields MELQKFKDDYMVKVKGGIYKPSFEEIEKLVFDIEVSKYLVTKKMWLDIVGEISLETERNNEPAENITWWKALEFCNKLSEKHGLEPVYDLSKSKQGILAIRELKGKTIKTVDPKMANFKNTEGFRLPTEIEWEWFCRGGEIAIEQGTFDYKYSGSDNIDEVAWYIENSNYSLQDVGLKKPNQLGLFDCNGNIWEWCYDTEEWENIKSLNFNFDPSSAYRRLRGGAWLHTAESCTTFYRTFEVATYIVMNTGFRIVRTI from the coding sequence ATGGAATTACAGAAATTTAAAGATGACTACATGGTAAAAGTTAAAGGTGGAATATATAAACCCTCTTTTGAAGAGATAGAAAAATTAGTTTTTGATATAGAGGTATCTAAATATCTTGTAACAAAAAAAATGTGGTTGGATATAGTGGGAGAGATTTCTTTAGAAACTGAGAGAAATAATGAACCTGCTGAGAATATCACTTGGTGGAAAGCATTAGAATTTTGTAATAAGTTAAGTGAAAAACATGGTTTAGAACCTGTCTACGATCTAAGCAAAAGTAAACAAGGAATATTAGCAATAAGAGAATTAAAAGGAAAAACTATTAAAACTGTTGATCCTAAAATGGCAAACTTTAAAAATACAGAAGGTTTTAGATTGCCTACTGAAATTGAATGGGAATGGTTTTGTAGAGGTGGAGAAATTGCTATAGAACAAGGAACTTTTGACTATAAATACTCAGGAAGTGACAATATCGATGAAGTAGCTTGGTATATTGAAAATTCTAATTATTCTCTACAAGATGTTGGATTAAAAAAGCCAAATCAGTTAGGACTTTTCGATTGTAATGGTAATATATGGGAATGGTGTTATGACACAGAAGAGTGGGAAAATATAAAATCTTTAAATTTTAATTTTGATCCTTCCAGTGCATATAGAAGACTTAGAGGAGGGGCATGGCTTCATACAGCTGAAAGTTGTACTACTTTTTATAGGACTTTTGAAGTTGCTACTTATATTGTGATGAATACTGGCTTTCGTATTGTTAGAACAATTTAA
- a CDS encoding BglG family transcription antiterminator translates to MLKKQHFEILKIIENERKLSKVAELLNLTERSVRYKIDEINEELGSKKIEIKKREFFSSMTENDMDKLFENIEESNYIYSQKEREELIILYTLMKKDNFLLKELADKLSTSKSTIRNDLKNLKKILLEYNIKLLQDDKLKYYFDYSEEDYRYFIAVYLYKYVSFDKKYDKIFFVDLSYFRKIIYKEIKEEYINEIDSISKRIKKAKLDFMDETLNILVILMLISKKREEKNSNLILDNIEILEKREEYSQLKKNFSDFSNTNLLFFTDYLFKISRDEKDVFIKFRNWLDITVAVIKIVRAFEIESKTNLKNMDVFLDEIFYYIKPLIFRTKRKIKLKNSILRDVENLYPSIFNFLKKNFYYLEDIIEGKVSEEEIAYLVPFFHKALQNNNKMNKKAVLVTTYKENIALFLKEDIETEFLVDIDKILTLKNFEQIKDQLNDYDYILTTFNVEEDFMKEIKLAKVIELNPILTEKDIKKLEDSGLVKNKKIKMTNLLKVILENSSEVNVKNLIHSLDEAFPEKIYNDIDKNKFSIANFLKEENIFRTNLDSFEKILNKFFSLSFLQKNDINDIINKALNNNFYTYLGLKTAIIFHKFNTENKQDSIIIAVNEKELYINSQKINTIILISSTCEIKFREIIYNFVKLFFQNNNFNFNEQTDIYNFLITMDN, encoded by the coding sequence ATGCTAAAAAAACAGCATTTTGAAATATTAAAAATCATTGAAAATGAAAGAAAATTATCAAAAGTAGCAGAACTTCTAAATTTAACTGAAAGAAGTGTTCGTTATAAAATTGATGAAATCAATGAAGAGTTAGGTTCAAAGAAAATTGAAATAAAAAAAAGAGAATTTTTTTCTTCAATGACTGAAAATGATATGGATAAACTTTTTGAAAATATTGAAGAGAGCAATTATATTTATAGTCAAAAAGAAAGAGAAGAATTAATAATACTCTACACTTTAATGAAAAAAGATAATTTTTTATTAAAAGAATTAGCAGATAAATTAAGTACAAGTAAATCTACTATAAGAAATGATTTGAAGAATTTAAAGAAGATATTGTTAGAATACAATATTAAACTGCTTCAAGATGATAAGTTAAAATATTATTTTGACTATTCTGAAGAAGATTATAGGTATTTTATAGCTGTTTATCTTTACAAGTATGTAAGTTTTGATAAAAAGTATGACAAAATATTTTTTGTAGATCTTAGTTATTTTAGAAAGATAATATACAAGGAAATTAAAGAAGAATATATAAATGAAATAGATTCTATTTCTAAAAGAATTAAAAAAGCTAAACTTGATTTTATGGATGAAACATTAAATATTTTAGTTATTTTAATGCTTATTTCAAAAAAAAGAGAAGAAAAGAATTCAAATTTAATTCTTGATAATATAGAGATTTTGGAAAAAAGAGAAGAGTACAGTCAGCTAAAGAAAAATTTTTCAGACTTTAGCAATACTAACTTACTTTTCTTTACAGATTATCTGTTTAAAATCAGTAGAGATGAAAAAGATGTTTTTATAAAATTTAGAAATTGGTTGGATATCACTGTAGCTGTTATAAAAATAGTAAGAGCTTTTGAAATAGAAAGTAAGACCAATTTAAAAAATATGGATGTCTTTTTAGATGAGATATTTTACTATATAAAGCCTTTAATTTTTAGAACTAAGAGAAAAATAAAACTTAAAAATTCTATACTGAGAGATGTAGAGAATTTATATCCATCAATATTTAATTTTTTGAAAAAGAATTTCTATTATTTGGAGGATATTATAGAAGGAAAAGTTTCTGAAGAAGAAATCGCATATTTAGTACCTTTTTTTCATAAAGCTCTGCAAAATAATAATAAAATGAATAAAAAGGCTGTCCTAGTAACCACTTATAAAGAAAATATTGCACTTTTCTTAAAAGAAGATATAGAAACTGAATTTTTGGTTGATATAGATAAGATACTTACTTTAAAAAATTTTGAGCAAATAAAAGATCAGTTAAATGACTATGATTATATTCTTACAACATTCAATGTAGAAGAAGATTTTATGAAAGAAATTAAACTAGCTAAAGTCATAGAGTTAAATCCTATATTAACAGAAAAGGATATAAAAAAACTTGAAGATTCAGGTCTTGTAAAAAATAAAAAAATAAAGATGACTAATTTATTAAAAGTAATTTTAGAAAATTCATCAGAAGTTAATGTGAAAAATCTTATACATAGTTTAGATGAGGCATTTCCTGAAAAAATTTATAATGATATTGATAAAAATAAATTTTCCATAGCTAACTTTTTGAAAGAAGAAAATATTTTTAGAACAAATTTAGATTCTTTTGAAAAAATACTAAATAAATTTTTTAGCTTATCTTTCTTGCAAAAAAATGATATTAATGATATTATAAATAAAGCATTAAATAATAATTTTTACACATATTTAGGGCTTAAAACAGCAATAATTTTTCATAAATTTAATACTGAAAACAAGCAAGATAGTATAATAATTGCAGTAAATGAAAAAGAATTATACATAAATTCTCAAAAAATTAATACAATTATATTAATAAGTTCAACTTGTGAAATAAAATTTAGAGAAATTATTTATAATTTTGTGAAGTTGTTTTTTCAAAATAATAACTTTAATTTTAATGAACAAACAGATATCTATAATTTTTTAATAACGATGGATAATTAA